In a genomic window of Pedobacter sp. KBS0701:
- a CDS encoding redoxin domain-containing protein gives MALQVGDTAPDFKLYSSDLTEISLSGFKGKKVIIHFFPMAFTGTCTEQLCTMRDNFSYYEGIDAQVIGISVDSPFSLAKFKEEQNYQFPLLSDFNKEVSAAYGAFYDEFAFGLKGVSKRAAFVIDEEGKIAYAEVLENAKDLPDFKAINDVLGA, from the coding sequence ATGGCATTACAAGTTGGCGATACCGCCCCTGATTTTAAATTATACAGTTCTGATTTAACAGAAATTTCTCTTTCCGGCTTTAAAGGCAAAAAAGTAATTATTCACTTTTTTCCAATGGCATTTACCGGAACGTGTACCGAGCAGTTATGTACCATGCGTGATAATTTCAGTTATTACGAAGGAATAGATGCACAGGTAATTGGCATATCAGTTGATTCTCCTTTTTCTTTGGCTAAGTTTAAAGAAGAGCAGAATTATCAATTCCCATTATTATCTGATTTTAACAAAGAAGTATCTGCAGCTTATGGTGCTTTTTATGATGAATTTGCCTTTGGATTAAAAGGTGTTTCTAAAAGAGCAGCATTTGTGATCGATGAAGAAGGAAAAATTGCTTATGCTGAAGTTTTGGAAAATGCAAAGGATTTGCCTGATTTTAAAGCAATTAATGATGTGTTAGGCGCATAA
- the atpC gene encoding ATP synthase F1 subunit epsilon has protein sequence MNLEILTPDKKVFEGEVTAVTVPGTLGSFQILKDHAAIISTLEDGEVIIKANKADEQRFFIKGGVVEAIHNKIVVLAEGIA, from the coding sequence ATGAATTTAGAAATATTAACTCCAGATAAAAAAGTTTTCGAAGGTGAAGTAACAGCAGTTACGGTTCCTGGTACTTTAGGTTCTTTTCAGATTTTAAAAGACCATGCTGCCATCATCTCTACTTTAGAAGATGGAGAAGTTATTATAAAAGCAAATAAAGCTGATGAACAACGCTTTTTTATTAAAGGCGGTGTAGTAGAAGCTATCCACAACAAAATTGTGGTTTTAGCTGAAGGTATCGCTTAA
- a CDS encoding RagB/SusD family nutrient uptake outer membrane protein, with product MKNRYSIILFALAITLASCRKYVEIDQLSVRTLKYTSDFRNTMNNNGVLEGNYSYPILSGDDIEITDATRQNSLGDILGNVYSWAPKYTSDSQSDADWDKLYKTIYVCNQVLDGVLTSQGGTEAEKKRIYAEALVHRAYTYLVLVNMYGKQYNAATASTDLGVPLLTTPNLFTKLNRAPVADVYKQILNDLRTSISRLPALAEYNVRPAKVSSYAIFAKTYLNMRDFGNAALYADSALALQSGLLDLKTYENTPGTIPVRLLNPEIIFSKTSNVVYQATSLSNDLLTSLGTTDLRYKLFTDMGSRFRGQFSSSFTGRASTKYLINEFVINNGPTVPEMMLIKAECLARAGKTDDAIQIVNNLRIKRFTTANYVPLTAASASEALRIVVEEKRREFFGTGTRWFDQKRLTFDNDFAITKNRSFKGVNYTLQPNSNLYLYPIGDKYILLNPELQQNPR from the coding sequence ATGAAAAATAGATATTCAATTATATTGTTTGCCTTAGCAATTACTTTGGCAAGCTGCAGAAAATATGTGGAGATTGATCAGCTTTCAGTCAGAACACTAAAATATACTTCCGATTTCAGGAATACCATGAACAATAATGGTGTTCTGGAAGGGAACTATTCTTATCCGATTCTTTCGGGTGATGATATAGAAATTACAGATGCAACAAGGCAGAACTCCCTAGGGGACATTTTAGGTAATGTATACAGCTGGGCGCCGAAATATACGTCCGATAGCCAGAGCGATGCCGATTGGGATAAGCTGTATAAAACCATTTATGTATGCAATCAGGTGTTGGACGGCGTTTTGACTTCTCAGGGTGGAACGGAAGCGGAAAAGAAGCGGATTTATGCAGAGGCTCTTGTACACCGGGCTTATACCTATCTGGTATTGGTGAATATGTATGGCAAACAGTATAACGCAGCTACCGCATCAACTGACCTGGGCGTTCCACTGCTTACGACACCAAATTTATTTACTAAACTCAACAGAGCCCCTGTTGCCGATGTATATAAGCAGATCTTAAATGATTTAAGAACATCAATAAGTCGTTTGCCTGCGCTTGCGGAGTATAATGTACGCCCGGCGAAAGTATCAAGCTATGCCATATTTGCTAAAACGTATTTAAATATGCGCGATTTTGGCAACGCAGCTCTATATGCGGATAGCGCCCTGGCCTTGCAAAGTGGCTTACTCGACTTGAAAACCTACGAAAATACGCCTGGAACCATTCCCGTAAGATTGTTAAATCCTGAAATCATATTTTCGAAGACTTCAAATGTAGTCTATCAGGCTACTTCGCTAAGCAATGATTTACTTACTTCTTTGGGAACAACAGACTTACGTTACAAGCTTTTTACAGATATGGGGAGTCGGTTTAGGGGCCAGTTTAGCTCTTCCTTCACCGGAAGGGCATCCACCAAATACCTGATTAATGAATTTGTAATTAACAATGGTCCAACTGTTCCTGAAATGATGCTGATTAAAGCGGAGTGTTTAGCCAGGGCTGGAAAAACTGACGATGCTATTCAAATCGTAAACAATTTAAGAATCAAACGCTTTACAACGGCCAATTATGTTCCGTTAACAGCAGCAAGTGCCAGTGAAGCACTTCGTATAGTTGTTGAAGAGAAAAGAAGGGAATTTTTTGGAACAGGTACGCGTTGGTTTGACCAGAAGCGTCTGACTTTTGATAACGATTTCGCCATAACAAAAAATCGTAGTTTCAAGGGTGTTAATTATACTTTACAACCCAATAGCAACCTTTACTTATATCCTATCGGAGATAAATACATTCTTCTGAACCCGGAATTGCAACAAAACCCTAGATAG
- a CDS encoding SDR family oxidoreductase, producing the protein MKTILTTGSNGLLGQKITEKVLVEGRVNLVATSAGVNRYPVKEGYEYAEMDILNPEQVKAVVEKYRPDAVIHTAAMTNVDTCEADKELCHRLNVDAVGTLLSICEEKNIQLIHLSTDFVFDGLNGPYKEADAVNPVSYYGKSKVLAEELIKNSNANYAILRTILVYGISNDMSRSNIVLWAKGALEKASPINVVNDQWRMPTLAEDLAEACLLAVEQDAQGIYHISGKDYMSIADLVRKVAEYWKLDHSFINEISSASLNQTAKRPIKTGFVLDKAIKDLGYNPHSFEEGLLILEQQMKG; encoded by the coding sequence ATGAAAACCATTTTAACAACCGGTAGCAATGGTCTTTTGGGACAGAAAATAACAGAAAAAGTATTAGTCGAGGGACGGGTAAATCTGGTTGCCACATCGGCAGGGGTAAATCGTTATCCTGTTAAAGAAGGATATGAGTATGCAGAAATGGATATCTTAAACCCTGAACAGGTAAAAGCGGTTGTTGAAAAATATCGTCCTGACGCGGTTATCCACACCGCTGCAATGACGAATGTAGATACCTGTGAGGCAGATAAGGAGCTTTGCCATCGGTTAAATGTTGATGCGGTTGGAACCTTATTATCAATCTGTGAGGAAAAAAATATACAGTTAATCCATTTGAGTACCGATTTTGTTTTTGATGGACTGAACGGGCCTTATAAAGAGGCAGATGCTGTAAATCCAGTTAGTTATTATGGTAAATCGAAGGTGCTGGCTGAAGAACTGATCAAAAATTCAAATGCAAATTACGCTATTTTAAGAACAATATTAGTATATGGAATTAGCAATGATATGAGCCGGAGCAATATTGTGCTTTGGGCTAAAGGAGCCTTAGAAAAAGCGTCACCCATAAATGTAGTGAACGACCAATGGCGCATGCCAACTCTTGCTGAAGATCTGGCCGAGGCCTGTCTGTTGGCTGTTGAACAAGATGCGCAGGGAATTTATCACATATCGGGTAAAGATTATATGAGCATTGCCGATTTAGTTCGGAAAGTTGCCGAATATTGGAAACTGGATCATTCGTTTATTAATGAAATAAGTTCGGCAAGTTTAAACCAAACGGCTAAACGACCTATAAAAACGGGATTTGTGCTGGATAAGGCCATTAAAGATTTAGGATATAATCCGCATTCTTTTGAGGAAGGATTATTAATTTTGGAACAGCAAATGAAAGGATAG
- a CDS encoding RNA polymerase sigma factor: protein MDQDYATYHDDKLLSLLIDRDNRAFSEIYSRYWPLLYKHARRMLKEEDESEDVVQEVFTKLWQKAPQLPSDTSIGAYLYVSTRNAILNFFSKNQVHHAYLTDLGQFLDQAQEITDHLIRERILSKLIEEEIEKLPPRMREVFELKRKQNLSYREIAGIMDISELTVKTQMNKAISTLRTKFGNHLPSFFISL, encoded by the coding sequence ATGGATCAGGATTATGCTACATATCATGACGACAAGTTACTTTCGCTATTAATAGATCGGGATAACAGGGCTTTTTCAGAAATTTATAGCAGATACTGGCCATTGCTCTACAAACACGCGCGACGGATGCTCAAAGAAGAGGATGAGAGCGAGGATGTAGTTCAGGAGGTATTTACCAAGTTGTGGCAGAAAGCACCTCAATTGCCATCTGATACTTCAATTGGAGCATATCTTTATGTTTCCACAAGAAATGCAATTTTGAATTTTTTTAGTAAAAATCAAGTGCATCATGCTTATTTAACCGATCTTGGTCAATTTTTGGATCAGGCACAGGAAATCACCGATCATCTCATTAGAGAACGCATTTTAAGCAAACTAATTGAAGAGGAAATTGAAAAACTACCTCCTAGGATGCGTGAGGTTTTCGAGCTAAAACGAAAACAAAATCTTTCCTATAGAGAAATTGCGGGTATTATGGATATTTCTGAGCTTACTGTTAAAACGCAGATGAACAAAGCCATCTCTACGCTGCGAACCAAATTTGGTAATCATTTGCCTTCCTTTTTCATCTCATTATAG
- the atpD gene encoding F0F1 ATP synthase subunit beta has protein sequence MPNLGKIAQIIGPVVDVSFADDAHLPKIFDALEITKENGQKIVLEVQQHLGEDRVRAISMDSTDGLVRGMQVVDTGAAIKMPVGDQIKGRLFNVVGEAIDGINTVDKTDGRPIHATPPKFEDLSTETEVLFTGIKVIDLLEPYAKGGKIGLFGGAGVGKTVLIMELVNNIAKAYAGLSVFAGVGERTREGNDLLREFIESGVINYGDEFLHSMEKGGWDLKAVDTEKLKESKATLVFGQMNEPPGARARVALSGLTVAEYFRDGDGEGAGKDILFFVDNIFRFTQAGSEVSALLGRMPSAVGYQPTLATEMGLMQERITSTKRGSITSVQAVYVPADDLTDPAPATTFAHLDATTVLSRKIAELGIYPAVDPLDSTSRILSPAVLGDEHYNTAQRVKETLQRYKELQDIIAILGMDELSEEDKLVVSRARRVQRFLSQPFHVAEQFTGLKGVLVDIKDTIKGFNMIMDGEVDEYPEAAFNLVGSIEDAIEKGKKLLAEAN, from the coding sequence ATGCCTAACTTAGGAAAAATAGCACAAATTATCGGCCCTGTGGTTGACGTTAGCTTTGCTGATGATGCCCATCTACCTAAAATTTTTGATGCGTTAGAGATAACGAAAGAAAATGGACAAAAAATCGTTTTAGAAGTTCAACAGCACTTAGGTGAAGACCGCGTACGTGCAATTTCGATGGATTCTACAGATGGTTTGGTTCGTGGTATGCAAGTAGTTGATACTGGCGCTGCGATTAAAATGCCAGTTGGCGACCAGATTAAAGGTCGTTTATTTAATGTAGTTGGAGAAGCGATTGACGGTATCAACACAGTTGATAAAACAGACGGTCGTCCTATTCATGCAACCCCTCCTAAGTTCGAAGATTTATCTACTGAAACTGAGGTGCTTTTTACAGGTATTAAAGTAATCGATTTATTAGAGCCTTATGCTAAAGGTGGTAAAATCGGTTTATTCGGTGGTGCTGGTGTAGGTAAAACAGTATTGATCATGGAGTTGGTTAACAACATCGCTAAGGCTTATGCTGGTTTATCAGTATTCGCAGGTGTTGGTGAGCGTACACGTGAGGGTAACGATTTACTTCGCGAGTTTATCGAATCAGGCGTAATCAACTATGGTGACGAATTCTTACATTCTATGGAAAAAGGTGGATGGGATTTGAAAGCTGTTGATACTGAAAAATTGAAAGAATCTAAAGCAACATTGGTTTTCGGACAAATGAACGAGCCTCCTGGTGCACGTGCACGTGTAGCATTATCAGGATTAACAGTTGCTGAATATTTCCGTGATGGTGATGGCGAAGGCGCTGGAAAAGATATCCTTTTCTTCGTTGATAACATTTTCCGTTTTACACAGGCAGGTTCTGAGGTATCGGCTTTATTAGGTCGTATGCCATCAGCGGTAGGTTACCAACCAACCTTAGCTACAGAGATGGGTTTAATGCAAGAGCGTATTACGTCAACAAAACGTGGATCAATTACATCAGTACAAGCGGTATATGTACCTGCGGATGATTTAACTGACCCTGCTCCGGCAACAACTTTTGCCCACTTAGATGCTACTACAGTACTTTCGCGTAAAATTGCTGAGTTAGGTATTTATCCTGCGGTAGATCCATTGGATTCTACTTCACGTATCCTTTCTCCTGCTGTTTTAGGTGATGAGCACTATAACACTGCACAACGTGTTAAAGAAACTTTACAACGTTATAAAGAATTACAGGATATCATCGCGATCTTAGGTATGGATGAATTATCTGAAGAAGATAAATTAGTTGTATCAAGAGCACGTCGTGTTCAGCGTTTCTTATCTCAACCTTTCCACGTAGCTGAGCAGTTTACAGGCTTAAAAGGTGTATTGGTTGACATTAAAGATACCATCAAAGGATTTAACATGATCATGGATGGTGAAGTTGATGAGTACCCTGAAGCTGCATTTAACTTAGTTGGTAGCATTGAAGATGCAATCGAAAAAGGTAAAAAATTATTAGCAGAAGCGAACTAG
- a CDS encoding FecR family protein yields the protein MNKQTISGFIKDYLDNKLTAKQNARLETWYLLKAEENESVDPPIEYEKLGAKIWTKILSDVSQTAPELSKVQKLNRSYKKAISIGIAASILLIAGIGYLMLKNNSTTHDQFVIAKKYDLPAGTDKAILTLSDGRVIDLNKDAVGKIATEAGIEITKSSEGTLVYKASNTKGKSVGFNTITTPIGGQYTIILPDGSKVWLNSGSSLKYPTAFAASGRHVFLTGEGYFEVAHIAGAKGRVPFSVSVIKNNAQSEKVQVLGTHFNINAYADEPFIKTTLLKGSVSVALNDTKTTLLKPGQLAKLSNQNIQVQEADTEMAVAWKNGAFVFREDLRSAMRKVARWYDVEIVYEETAPENLMLGGWMSRGTNISEVLNHIQLTGKVHFKLEGRRVIVSK from the coding sequence ATGAACAAACAAACTATAAGTGGATTTATCAAAGACTATCTTGATAATAAACTTACTGCAAAACAAAATGCCCGGCTCGAAACCTGGTATTTGTTAAAAGCTGAAGAAAATGAATCAGTTGATCCGCCGATAGAATATGAAAAGTTAGGAGCCAAAATTTGGACTAAAATTCTTTCCGATGTTTCACAGACAGCACCGGAATTATCTAAAGTTCAAAAGTTAAACCGTTCATATAAAAAAGCAATTTCAATAGGAATTGCTGCAAGCATATTATTGATCGCAGGAATAGGCTACCTGATGCTTAAGAATAACAGTACTACTCATGATCAGTTTGTCATTGCAAAAAAATACGACCTGCCTGCTGGTACTGATAAGGCAATATTAACTCTATCTGATGGTAGAGTAATTGATTTGAATAAGGATGCTGTTGGAAAAATTGCAACCGAAGCTGGAATAGAAATTACAAAATCTTCAGAGGGAACTTTGGTTTATAAGGCATCAAATACAAAAGGTAAAAGTGTAGGGTTTAATACCATTACTACACCTATTGGCGGACAATATACTATTATCCTGCCTGATGGGTCCAAAGTTTGGCTAAATTCAGGGTCGTCTTTAAAATATCCGACAGCTTTTGCGGCAAGTGGAAGACATGTATTTTTAACTGGTGAAGGATATTTTGAAGTTGCGCATATAGCGGGAGCTAAAGGGAGAGTGCCTTTCTCCGTATCAGTGATTAAAAATAATGCCCAGTCTGAAAAGGTACAGGTACTGGGAACGCATTTCAATATCAATGCCTATGCCGATGAGCCTTTTATTAAAACTACTTTACTTAAAGGAAGCGTAAGTGTTGCTTTAAATGATACTAAAACAACATTGCTTAAACCAGGTCAGCTGGCAAAGCTGAGTAATCAAAACATACAGGTACAAGAGGCAGATACGGAAATGGCAGTTGCCTGGAAAAATGGAGCGTTTGTATTTAGAGAAGATTTACGTAGCGCGATGAGAAAGGTAGCCCGATGGTATGATGTAGAAATAGTTTATGAAGAAACTGCACCAGAAAATTTAATGCTGGGCGGTTGGATGTCGAGAGGCACAAATATTTCAGAAGTGCTCAACCATATTCAGTTAACAGGAAAAGTACATTTTAAACTTGAAGGAAGGAGGGTAATCGTTTCTAAATAA
- a CDS encoding SusC/RagA family TonB-linked outer membrane protein codes for MAQKVSIVEKNASLERVLKEIRKQSGYDIIYDLNIILDAKPVSINVNQVSVFEAIQKSLNNQALTFSLDGKTIVIKEKSVTDKLVDIIKAVDVKVSVRDSSGRPLPGANVYNKTINKMYTTDKNGDLVINDVPANGYVLQISYLGFRGEEIFVDRKTITYYITLRQSSAALEEVSVVSNGYQKISKERAAGAYTVITGKELAANPAINIMERLEGQVAGVKFDIKGNSVQIRGVNNYGAGNGIPLIVLDGFPLMNSSDAATLTKQVAGNTFGNSVISNINMADIEQITFLKDASATSIWGSRAANGVIVIETKKGKKIAPSLNVGYIFGISKNPSIADLHWMTSAQYINLEQEMVDKGILVDPVAAALTDPSNAIYTPNNSEATEWMFRVKRGTATVAQRDAALAEIASRDGMKQIEDKLLQNAVNHQYNLSYSGGSESSTYYISGNYTKDIPVFKSNFAENAFVNANTSTDFFNKKVTLRALFNYQYSRSQYNAAATNALSISTTALRPYDLLQDANGNSIGRNIIITDTYANKLVNQGYLPFTYNTLDELNYSNSIAKNNVLRMSAGLNGKIAKWLNADVSISNQRQFGSSYTLDDANSYAGRLLTNNFTPLVNGRAVPPSFAGGRYTTYGNTSSETSLRGQLNSDFNIGGKHQFNAIAGAEIRETNSDNTSETRYGFNADTRTTATVNPTQIYPDIYGYGQSLGSNLSSLIAYRKRYLSYYGNASYSYQEKYFVTGSVRFDDATLLGVERRKRAVPFWSVGLRWNANKEEFLQNTEWLNAISVRATLGTAGVAPLTGTNVPILAITGTDPRTNQPVANIDLPANSDLGWETTKMANLGIDFGLFKGRLNGSFDVYFKRTTGILGNFAFNPTYGWSNLNFNSGTLSGNGYEFTLNGEIIRAGKFSWKSILNFGYNTNKVTDQRYANNASSIAGTAATIEGMPLGATYVYRWAGLDNKGQSQIYDRNNKIINNTTNLTNAFTKDDLVYVGRRYAPYTAGFNHNFSYGQLELGVRFVGYFGHIFLKNAVTNYPNFAGTYSGVLGRQGELDNRWRKPGDEANPDVIPGLTDVNFNSINRYRFSDALVRNADNIRLQQISLAYIVPQRFLPRNFVKSLSLSANVRNLGIVWRANKDGIDPEFINTGNFGSVTPTPSYVFGINATL; via the coding sequence ATGGCACAAAAAGTTTCCATTGTTGAAAAAAATGCATCACTGGAACGCGTGCTTAAAGAGATACGTAAACAGAGCGGTTACGACATTATTTATGACCTCAATATTATTCTGGATGCCAAGCCGGTTTCCATCAATGTAAACCAGGTTAGTGTATTCGAGGCTATTCAAAAATCACTAAATAACCAGGCCCTTACTTTTTCGCTGGATGGTAAAACCATTGTAATTAAAGAAAAGAGCGTGACGGATAAACTGGTTGATATTATTAAGGCCGTTGATGTAAAGGTTTCGGTTAGGGATTCCTCAGGCAGGCCACTCCCGGGAGCCAATGTTTACAACAAAACAATCAATAAGATGTACACCACCGACAAAAACGGGGACTTAGTGATTAATGATGTGCCTGCCAATGGTTATGTTCTGCAAATCAGTTATCTGGGCTTTAGGGGCGAGGAGATTTTCGTTGACCGGAAAACGATCACTTATTATATCACACTCCGGCAGTCTTCAGCTGCGTTGGAGGAAGTGTCAGTGGTTTCAAACGGATATCAAAAAATAAGCAAGGAGCGTGCTGCAGGCGCTTATACTGTTATCACCGGTAAGGAACTGGCAGCTAACCCCGCCATAAATATTATGGAACGCCTGGAAGGACAGGTAGCGGGCGTGAAGTTTGATATCAAAGGCAATAGCGTACAAATTAGAGGGGTAAATAATTATGGAGCAGGCAATGGAATTCCTTTAATTGTTCTTGATGGGTTTCCTTTAATGAATTCAAGTGACGCAGCAACCCTCACCAAACAGGTTGCGGGAAATACCTTTGGCAATTCAGTGATCAGTAATATCAATATGGCAGATATTGAGCAGATTACTTTCCTGAAAGACGCTTCGGCAACTTCTATATGGGGCTCAAGAGCCGCAAATGGCGTAATTGTTATAGAAACTAAGAAAGGAAAAAAAATTGCACCTTCCTTGAACGTTGGTTATATTTTCGGCATTTCAAAAAATCCATCTATTGCCGATTTGCATTGGATGACTAGTGCTCAATACATCAATTTAGAGCAGGAGATGGTGGATAAAGGGATACTTGTAGACCCGGTTGCAGCTGCTTTAACAGATCCGAGCAATGCCATATATACGCCCAACAACAGTGAAGCAACGGAATGGATGTTCAGGGTTAAACGCGGTACTGCGACAGTGGCACAGCGAGACGCCGCATTGGCTGAAATTGCATCGAGAGATGGAATGAAACAGATTGAAGATAAATTATTGCAAAATGCCGTAAATCACCAATATAACCTTTCTTATTCAGGCGGTTCTGAAAGCAGTACCTATTACATATCCGGAAATTACACTAAAGATATACCGGTTTTTAAAAGCAATTTTGCTGAAAACGCCTTTGTAAACGCGAATACATCAACCGATTTTTTTAATAAAAAAGTAACACTGAGGGCATTATTTAATTATCAATACTCCAGGTCGCAATACAATGCAGCAGCAACAAATGCGCTATCAATAAGCACTACAGCATTACGTCCTTATGATTTATTGCAGGATGCAAATGGTAATAGTATCGGCAGAAATATTATCATTACCGATACTTATGCGAACAAATTGGTAAACCAGGGTTATTTGCCATTTACTTACAATACATTAGATGAGTTAAATTATTCAAATTCTATCGCTAAAAATAATGTACTCAGAATGAGTGCAGGTTTAAATGGTAAAATTGCGAAATGGCTAAATGCTGATGTTTCCATATCTAATCAGCGGCAGTTTGGTAGCTCTTATACGCTGGATGATGCAAATAGTTATGCAGGCAGATTGCTTACAAATAACTTTACCCCGCTTGTTAATGGTCGGGCAGTTCCACCATCTTTTGCGGGTGGACGCTATACTACCTATGGGAACACATCATCAGAAACATCGCTAAGAGGTCAGCTGAACTCTGACTTTAATATAGGTGGTAAACACCAGTTCAATGCAATTGCTGGTGCCGAAATCAGAGAAACCAATTCTGATAATACATCTGAAACCAGGTACGGATTTAATGCAGATACACGTACGACCGCAACAGTTAATCCTACGCAAATATATCCAGATATTTATGGTTATGGCCAGTCTTTAGGTTCTAATTTAAGTAGTCTAATTGCTTACCGTAAGAGGTATTTATCCTATTATGGAAATGCATCATACAGTTATCAGGAAAAATATTTTGTTACAGGTAGTGTGCGGTTTGACGATGCCACCCTGCTGGGAGTTGAAAGGCGTAAAAGAGCCGTGCCATTTTGGTCGGTTGGTTTGAGGTGGAATGCGAACAAAGAAGAATTTTTACAGAATACAGAATGGCTGAATGCAATTAGCGTTCGTGCAACTTTAGGAACGGCAGGTGTAGCACCACTGACTGGCACAAATGTGCCTATATTAGCGATAACAGGTACCGATCCACGAACTAACCAGCCAGTAGCCAATATCGATTTACCTGCCAATTCTGATCTGGGTTGGGAAACTACAAAAATGGCCAACCTGGGAATTGATTTTGGATTATTTAAGGGTAGATTAAATGGAAGCTTTGATGTATATTTCAAAAGAACAACAGGCATTTTAGGAAACTTTGCCTTCAACCCGACATACGGATGGTCGAACCTTAATTTTAATAGTGGAACGTTAAGTGGTAATGGTTATGAATTTACTTTAAACGGTGAAATCATCAGGGCTGGAAAATTCAGCTGGAAATCCATATTGAATTTTGGCTATAACACCAATAAGGTTACTGATCAGCGATATGCCAATAACGCCAGTAGTATCGCAGGGACAGCGGCGACAATTGAGGGCATGCCATTAGGGGCTACCTACGTTTATCGCTGGGCAGGACTTGATAATAAAGGTCAATCGCAGATTTATGATCGCAACAACAAAATTATCAATAACACAACCAACCTGACTAATGCATTTACCAAAGATGATTTAGTTTATGTGGGTAGACGCTATGCGCCTTATACAGCTGGTTTCAACCACAACTTCAGCTATGGTCAGTTGGAGTTAGGAGTAAGATTTGTAGGTTATTTTGGACATATTTTCTTAAAAAATGCCGTGACCAATTATCCAAATTTTGCAGGCACATATTCAGGCGTGCTTGGTCGTCAGGGAGAACTGGATAATCGCTGGAGAAAACCAGGTGATGAAGCCAATCCCGATGTTATTCCGGGCTTGACAGACGTGAACTTTAACAGCATTAACCGTTACCGCTTTTCAGATGCTTTAGTCCGAAATGCAGATAATATCCGTTTACAACAGATTTCTCTTGCTTACATCGTTCCACAGCGCTTCCTGCCCCGCAACTTTGTGAAATCTTTGTCGCTATCGGCCAATGTGCGAAACCTTGGAATTGTCTGGCGCGCCAACAAAGATGGTATCGATCCTGAATTTATCAACACAGGAAATTTTGGTAGCGTAACACCTACGCCAAGTTATGTTTTTGGAATTAATGCAACGCTATAA
- a CDS encoding chorismate mutase, which translates to MKLQKFLLVTLLIIGSDRLFAQSTSTSYTMNPLESNRKKIDSLDQQLIELLGQRELVVKEIGIYKAKNHIPPLQAARFQQVLDKNIAAGKKHDLSPDFVTEVFNAIHKESLRKEEEIKSGHSAQ; encoded by the coding sequence ATGAAACTTCAAAAATTTTTACTCGTTACCTTACTCATCATTGGCAGCGACCGCCTGTTTGCACAATCAACTTCTACATCTTATACAATGAATCCATTGGAAAGTAATAGAAAGAAAATAGATTCCTTAGATCAGCAACTCATTGAATTATTAGGGCAGCGCGAACTTGTAGTGAAAGAAATAGGGATTTATAAAGCAAAGAACCACATCCCACCCTTACAGGCCGCGCGTTTTCAGCAGGTGCTGGATAAAAATATAGCAGCGGGTAAAAAGCATGATTTATCGCCGGATTTTGTAACTGAAGTTTTCAATGCCATTCACAAAGAAAGTTTAAGAAAAGAAGAGGAAATAAAATCAGGCCATTCCGCACAATAA